aggatacGCATGAATTAACCTAAACATATAGACCAAACGTCATCATGAAAACAATTGAGGGAACAACATTTGTAAATATATGTTTAGAaagactaaatttttttttagagatatttatagggaagataaactttttttttttttttattcagccTGATTTCAAAAGGTGCACTAATCTAACATGTACTACCAGGAAGTAATTAATTAGTAACTAATAAAAGAAACTGAAAGCGAATGTACTCTGATAGTAAGTAATTATGGAAGTGACGTATTGTTAGCCTGTAATTTCGACAGGGTCATTTAATATGGTCAACATTTGTTTGCCTTTAACTTTGCAGGAATCAAAGACTTTCTCATTTCAATTTGAGGATTTCAACAGGATGGCAAGCCTAGCGCGCATAGTCAAAAGTTCGACAGAACAAAGCTGAGAGTGCAATCGCGTCGACTTCAAGCATTCAAGGTGGGAAAACACGATTTCAAGCTCAAGAGAGGCTTCCTTAGTGAAAACATGGGGAAAAGTGGTTGTCCAAGATGGAGAAAGTGTTGATCATGGGATTAGTGCTTTGCCAGTTAGTTTCTTTTGGTATAAATAAGAGTTTTCAAGTCGGAAAACGGGTCGCAAATCATTTATAGAAATTCTTCAACACTCAAATTACCGGCGTCTTGGAAAACAAgttatacataatatatgtaagctGATTTGTAGACCACTTTAATTGTGAACGAAAGGTTCCCGGATAATCTCTATAATCAAATACCATTGATGAGTACAAGAAACCACCAAtcccatattttttattttattttttttagtttaatttctgGATATGATTTTTTGTAGTTATTGTGTTGTTATTAGTTTCATGTTATAGAAATTCGACAAAGTTTTGTGTTGGCTGTCGAGGTCTAACACAACCCTCTCCTTTTAGTaggataagacttggttgttgttgttgtattgtgTTGTTATTATAATTTGTCTTGTGGGGTAATTTTATTCAATTGCTAGTATTTGAAAGTTAAACTTATTTTCTTGTTATGTTGTAACAGTTGTTGAAGAAAGATTACAGTATAACCTGCCTTCAAAGAGATATTCAAGAATCTACAAGGGAATTATCAATCATGAGGGGAATTATTCACATATATGCCTACTTCACTACTGTGTTCATAGTCACTCATATATGTAAATGTGAATGaggggttttttttttctgtagattttgtttttaaagttGGTATTCTTTTCATAATCTGTTTCACAAAAAACAGTACAGGAAGTTTATAAATACACGCTAtcgcaatttttatttgatacgatattattcattaaataaatacaaatataaataaaatgaaatgaactaaattaatatttattcattaatacaaaattagaaaataaaagaaaatataaaattaaaaggaatgaacaaaaattgatgcatataacaatatcatctcattttattaatagaattcatacaatacaataattgaTACAACAATTTATTCGAAATCACTTGTCATActccaatttttgacctaagacccTACATTCATACGCCGTTTGGCCCTGATCAGTCTCTGACTTTTCAGTGAAaattcgacagagaggtattttaaaatacctcatttttggtTCCGAGTCCCCgactcttctctctttattttttatttttttatttcatttttaattccaTTCATTCAATTTAAATCTGCAGCTGCCGATTGATATATAAATTGGAAAAACCTTATTTCATGCAATTCTGATGTTTCAattgtcttttatttcttttttaattcacGTTGCTTCTTTCATGTTGTTGTGCTCATATTTTGCTGTTATGATTTAATTCTTATGCATGCATACTGTTTTCACTATGGCCGAGGCTTTTGTTATTGCTGCTTAATTACTTTCACGTTTCTGCTCCGAATACAAATTAATTGTCGTTTTATGCTTTAAGTTCTGTATTGCTTCTTTTGTTTTCCATCGGTTATGTTCCAATTCATTCCATGTTCCATATTGATGCAATTCCATATTCCATTGAAAGTCGTGCCATCCAATTCCATTGCCGTTAGTGTATATGATGCCCATTCCAATTATTCTATTTTGTGTTGCACAGTTAATTCAATCCTTAATCGTTTGCTGCTTGTTGGTCTATTTTCATTCGTTGATTTGCTACTGCTAATTCTTGCATTGTCACAGCacttattctttttatttaaagttttCATCATTAATCAAGTGTTCGTGTTGGCTGTTCTACTCCATTCCAATTGCAAGGCTGTGGTTGCTCTCCAAAGTTAAAGAGATTCCATGGTCGGTGACCCCTTTGCGTTTCCCTTTTATTAATTTCTActtcatgcatttttattttctctagcATTTTTTATTAAGCAAATCATTTAtgcatatttattctttttcgtTTATTTTATTGCGCAGATTTTAGATTGTATAATAGGCTTTAATGTAAACCATTCATGcattttttagtttagttttatcatattttaatttattttatgtcatttatctTTATCGCACAGAACATAGCATGCATACTTCGGCTTAATGTAAATTTATCATGCATATTTATTTTGGCGCAGACTTTAGAATGTATATATAGACTTATTGTAAATCATTcatgtgtgcgtgtgtgggtatatgctttatttttatgcttcaaggtctttgtggtgatccaacgtcaccgCAAAGTACCTACGTTTTATTTTCTagctccgttagttttaattttggtttaattatatttaaaaacaacaaatttttatcctgaactacgaggttttgatcccttacaGGTACATAGGCAAAAGACCATATCCTtctaaatcataaaaaatgtagataaattaggtctttatttttccacttcaATTCCATTTCAAAAAATAAGCAAGTTATAACACATTCAATTAAATAAagtcaagaggttctcgtagagtactacgaacataaagggtgctaataccttccctttatgtaaccaACCCCCAAACCCTAGATCTTTTCAAATGGGgttgtttgaacttttttccccttttcctaaaataaaattaaatgttcagtcgtgaaataaaaaGTGAGTGAAACgttaatcaaatagccttgatctccaaaaaaatgacgcgacatcACTAAATCTACTTATTTTCTCCCTCTTTGGGTTAAAAGGTGACCAATCATCTTGGGGTAAAATAGTGAGCAGCCTTCATGGGAAAAGCTAAATTTAAATCTGGTTTTTTTTATACCCCTAGACAAAtctttttacccacggtaaaaagtttatggggtaaaaaaaaaagcagattTAAACTTATCCCAAGGGTTGATCACTTCCCCATGTCGGCTACTCACTATTTTACCTCGACGAAGATTGATCACTTTTGCCTCCAAAGagaatattgtaaaaagaaagaaagaagagaaatagagggagagagagTGAGGGGGAGGAGAAAGTGAGATGGTGTGAGGAATTAGAGAAGTATGGAGGGGTATTTAAGGGTAGGAATGGTAATATAGGTTGTAAATACCATTAATGTggtcaaaaaacgtgtaaaatttgataaaaaaacgTGTGGAATGAATGTTGAAAAACTATGAtggtgtgtttttttgttttaaagaaacTGAACTAGTTCATCGAAATTGACAATGGAGATAATCGGATTTGAGACTTTGAGGAAGAATACACTTCAAGGTCCCAAGACAATACCTCCAGACTAACCTAAGTGGATTAACTATGATGGTGTGCTAGAAGACCACCAAAtctgaattttaagtttttggtGTTTCATTTGGTAAAATTATCATCTAAAGTGTTTATGACGGTTATGTGCTCACAAAACCTTGTTGACACAAGTTGTCACACTCACAAGCCTTTCCCCTCTCACATGCAAGTATCAAAGCCTCTCTCGCTTGTAGACACTCACAAGCCTATCCCCTCCTTTTTGCAAGTTCTCATCTATGATTTGCttctttgtttgaaaaaaaaaaacttgaatgaaCTTTAAACAAGTCAAATAAgtaaaaatcaacttttgaaaaatctgTATTCAAAGATAATTTCATAGAATAATCAATAAAGCACGTAGTATGTTACTTTGGTGCATatccaaataaattaaaaaattatatcttgTGAGATATTAAAGCTTTGtgattgttattaaaaaaaaaaaaaaaaagctttgcGATTGTGACTACCTTTATATTTCGCTTTGGTTATGCAAAAGTAGGAGAATGCTAATAAAATCACAAGAACCATTGAAACTGTGATTGAAACTGCCAATATAAACTTTTTTCCAGGACCATGATTCGCATCTGCGTTAATGAGTTAACAGAGAAAAGAACAAATTGTGATTCTCAATTAAATTGGATTAGAGAATATTTTGAGGTAACTCAGATcctttttgatgaatttcattACTTGGAtgattaaaatgtaaaattttatgttCCCGTGATTTAGCTAAGTTGACAGGgacattgaataatatatacGAGGGACCTCATTTATTATCCTTGAAAGATAACTTCTAGCCACTGGGctgattgataaaaaaaattatataattttcataataataacaatttaagaagtattttttccaatttaaattaagagaatttcaaatttcttccttataattttttcaaattttgcaaaGTTGGtcccaatttttttcaaaattttcaaatcgGCTggtataattttataatatttcaaattggccactacaattttttaaaattgcaaattgaccactaaaatattacaaattgaCCACTCAAAGTTTTCaaatttaactcaatttttAAGCAAATTGgttcttttttcaaatttcagcaaagtttttaaaattaataaaaggaGCCCAAAATgttaacaatgaaaatttttattactcaattTTAGACAAAATCATTTGAAGTTAATTCAATTGAATCGTTTGATTTGAAATGAGTTGAattaaaacttcataaaaatttcctattacctcatccaaacatatataaatagttttaaaatCTTTACCGATATATGTAGAATCCATTCGAACGTATAGGTCTTGTCCATGTTGTGAAGTTCTTAAATCAATAAGATCACCTAATGAGATAGAGCAACCCTTTCCTGCTCCAATTGGGTCTAAGGATGTATATGTTGTGCAAGAGCAATTCCACTTGTTACCGTGCTGACAGTCGATCCATACGCCAATTTTAAAACCCTCTTTTATCCTAATGTTGCTCTCTCGTCATGTTATTTTTGTAACTTGGTTTTGATTTCGTACGCGGGTTCGCTGGGTTGCGCTCGTAATGAAAGTTTGTTTTGTTAGAATTGATTATGATcgtttctttttatgttttacCACGATGTATCTCCGATTGGGTTATTTCTGGGCCAGATCCAATGCCTCTAGAAATGTCATTTTTATGGTTTATTTTCTAAAAGAACCCTAATAATGTCTATGTAACATGGTTAGATTGGAtgtattcatttttaaatttgtagcaaatgaaaaaattgattaaaacttAATACTACGAGTCTTCAATTTCAAAAACTAGTTTCACATTTTTCAAACATAGAAACCAAAATACACTTGCCTCGTTTTTCATTCACTAACAACGTCGTAGAAGCTCATATATATACCCTTGTCAACACTTTcattatcaaatcaaatacccatttcattcattcactttTATCAGAaacagaagaaaagaaaaacggTTACAGAATTTTCTTCCGATCTCCAACAATGGCTCCATTTCTTCGTTTCTTCGTTTCTCCTTTTCGCCCGCCAAAACCAAAATCCGATAACGCTGAAGGTACTCTCATCACACACTCATCTCTCTCTCAATTTTTCGTTTCCTTTCATAAACCTAAcattttctctctttaattcaattttcagcAATCGCGATGAACTTCGTCAACGAGGTAAAAATtgttttcactttcaattagTTTCTATTGATTTGGTATTTTATACTGTGTTTATGGTAAaaatttgttgaattattgtgttattgttttgtttttgtgatttggGTAGCAAAATAGGCCGCTGAATGCGTTGCAAAAGTTTAAGCCTAAGCCGAAGAAAACGGCGATACAGAAAGCGTTGAATTGTCTTGAAAAAGAAGAGCTTAAtcagatgaagaaaatgaatgcTGATTTGCAGAAGCAGTTTGAGGAACAGAAGAAGgttatttgtgaggttgaagcaGGTATGTTTTGgaaatgtttgatttaattgattGAACTCGATGCTGTTCGGTTATTTGAGTGGATACCTGGAGTCTTTCACAAGATTGTTCAATTGATTGAACCTTGAACCCATACTATCTTTAATTAATGAAAAGAGATGGAATGGAGTACAATGATACAAAGTATCTCTCAAGTTAGTAGGATTTCGTTGTAAAAATATACACAATTATAGTGTTTTCTGTGCTGCATTTCATTTTATAGTATTTGTTGTGATCTCCACTGATATCTTTCATTGCTGAAAAAAGATGGAACGGAATACAATGAAACGAAGTAACTCTCAAATTTGAGAGGATTTGATTGTAAAAATCTAGAGTTAATAGTATTTATTGTAttccatttcattttgtttcatCTGATTTCATTCAATTCTCTATTGAATATTCCAAGTAACAATCTAGTAGGACATTTGTTAAAGATTCCAGTTAATTGTTGAAACTGGTGAGGGCTTGAGTTTGGTTATTTGAGTGGTTTAGTTGTCGTTTTGTCTCGATTTGAGTGGTTTTAAAAGAGGTTTAGGTTGTGTTTTGTCCCGATTTGAGCGGTTTTAAAAGAGTTTTCAGTTGTGGTTTTGTCCAGATTTGAGCGGTTTTAAAAGAGGTTTAAGTTGTGGTTTTGTCCAGATTTGAGCAGTTTTAAAAGAGGTTTAACTGTGACCACGAGGTTCGGTTCGATGTATGTTTGAGTCTTTAAAACATTGTTATTAATTTGTGTAGTttaatttttacatttcagtTGTTTGAGCATTTTGATTGCCATTTAATCCCGATTTGAGCggattaaaataattgaaccaTCACCCAGTGGTTTTGTCGGCTTGATGCCCGTTCAGTCTTTAAAACACTGCAATTAATTGAAGTCATATTGTGATCTTCACCAGATTGGTCAATTGATTGAACCTTGAACCGTTACTATCTTTCAATAAATGATAACGGAATACAATGATACATAGTATCTCTCAAATTAGGATTCCACTGTAGTATTTGTCATGCTGCATTTCATTTTATAGTATTTGTCGTGATATGTACTGATATCTTTCATTGCTGGAAAAGTATGGAACGGAATACAATGATACGAAGTAACTCTCAAATGTGAAGGATTTGATTGTAAAAATATACAAAGTTATAATATTTATCGTATTCCATTTCATTGTTTTATCTGATTTCATTTGATTCTCTGCTGAATATTTCAAATAACAATCTAGTAGGACATATGTTGAAGATTCCAGTTATTGTTGAAACTGGTGTATGCATCAGTCGCCAGACTCAAAATTCTAAAATGCGGGACAAGCCAACACAATCTGCATTGTCCGCTGTCCAAAATTCCCACTGGAGCGAGAAACCTGCTAGTAGTTCTTCAAGATCCCATCACGAATCATCAGGGAAATCTAGTTGTTCTAGTGACTGGTCATTTAATCTTGAGAAGTACCGGTCAGAAGCGCAAAGGCTTCGCGAACGAGTTAGAGAGCTTGCTGATGCTGAAGAGAATGTATCACTTCAAAGAGAAATTTCCTCTTTTAGTGAGAGGGAAACAGAAAGCAAAAGTGTAATGACACATACTGACCAACAGCACAAGGTGTTGACTAGTAAGGCAGAAAAAATGAAAGGCGAGATTCTGGGTTTGCCGCAAAACCTCTCAGAACTACAAGACAGATGGAAGATAGCTGAAGTAACAAGGCACTGCCTTCGAAGAAATTTTGAAGAGAATGTAAATGACATAAACAAAAAGCAGATGCATTTGAtgagattaaataaaatagaatcaGCCTTGAGAAGGGAGTTGGAATCACACAAGTTTGAGGAGATTCTGGGTTTGCGGCAAAGGCTTCACGAACGAGTTAGAGAGCTTGCTGATGCTGAACAGAATGTATCACTTCAAAGAGAAATTTCCTCTTTTAAGCAAAACCTCTCAGAACTACAAGACAGATGCAAGATAGCTGAAGTAACAAGGGACTGCCTTCGAAGAAATTTTGAAGAGGATGAAAAGGAGATTCAGATTCAAAgactagaaaaagaaaagaatgagaTGCAGTCAGCGTTGGAGAAGGAATTGGACAGGAGGTCAAGTGACTGGTGGTCAATTAAACTTGAGAAGTACCAGTCAGAAGAGCAAAGGCTCCGGAAACGAATTAGAGAGCTTGCTGAACAGAATGCATCACTTcaaagagaaattgaaaataGAGGTTCTTGGTTTGCAGCAAGACCGCTTAGAACCACAAGACAAATGCAAGATAGCTGAAGTAACAAGGGACTGCCTTCGAAGAAATTTTGAAGAGAATGAAaaggacataaaaaaaaaaagcagatgCATTTGATGAGATTAACAGAAATAGAATCAGCCTTGAGAAGGGAGTTGGAATCACACAAGTTTGAGGAGGACTCTCTTCGccaagaaaatataacaaaatatatggACTCAAAAGTGGAACTGAGGGGTTAACAAGGACTTTGCAGATGATGCCTTCTTTGTTGaaagaaaagtcaaatttattgACTATAGACGATGATATGTTAGCAAAATTGAATAATCTGTCCCAGAGGTAATTTTCCTCTATAAACTTTTCTTTAATTGAATTTTAGAGGAATAAACATTTGAAATGCTCTATCCTGGGAATGGAGATAGATATATGTCATACAGTAATATGATGGACTATATGTACCAAATTGTTTCTCATCCCACTTTATCAATTCTTTTTACAATATTGtcaaacttaaattttttaacagtGTTTTTATATCTTATTTAAATTTGCTCATCTTttatctcaaaaacaaaacaccTTTAACTTAAATCtatttaaattcaaaaataaaatcttgatgttcatcttcttcatcaatcTTGTTCATTTTACAATACAAGTCAAAATTAACACTCAAAATTCAGAATCCAAAAAGTTTACACGGTGAATTGTTAAAGCAAATCTGAGTATTTTTAGAGTTTGACATCTTATTTTCTTATTACCAAACTCAGAAAAGTGGTTGTTTATTATTTCTTCCTTCATCTTCAAAATcacaattatcacaaaagtACTTACAATAATGGATTACTACTTCATTATTGTAAATGACTTGTTAAACTTTTGTCTTCTACTATAGTACACCTTGTGCTAAGTTAAATGCTTTGTTGGTagtaatatattctattttagcttattcaaaacaaaattcatttcaaTATTAATAAGAATATCACTATGTATAAATAACTAAAGAATTAAACAATCTCCAGAATGAAGAGATTTGCGGCTTgagttattttattaagtgtGGGCAACTCTCCGATTAATCAAATTATTTCTATATGTGCTCATTTCTTATAGAATTtatagtgttattttttttcaccCCAATACATAGTGAGCACCCTGCCCCACACTAGTTATAAATTAGGTTCGTCCTTTCACATGCAtctaattaaattatattaaaatgtcatttttatagtttattttctaaaatatccCTAATATTCTCTATGTAACATGATTAAATTCAGTGGCGGAGCTAGGAATTTTATCGAGTTTGGACAAAATTTTGACCGCAAGTTTACATGTGACATGatatataaatagtcataaattgaaataaagagGCTCGTCATTTTGTCGATAAAAGTACaatttgaaataagagagatgTAACATAACATGacaatagtgtgctaaataaaattaggaggtaAATGCTCTTTCTGAGACCTCTTTGCGGTGAATGTTTgaataatatcaacatcatcaagtgaCATGAATATCCCCCGCTCATATCATCAAGTCATTGAACCacgcattatttttttttaacatgcaaAAATAAGATATATATTAACACCAAACACGTCGTTTCTTCCGCACAAGGCGTGCAAAAAAAAGAAACTGACGCTACTTACAACAAAAGTTCActcaaaatgaaagaaacaaaaattaggGGACTATCATATGTCCAAAGAGAGAATAGGACAGACTAGCCAATTATGCACCACCAACACATGAATTCCATTTGCTGCTTTCAACCACTAATAAGAATGAATTTGAACCTTTTCGAACAACTGATGAATATTCATTTCGATGTTATTAAACTGTCTATTATTACGTTCAGTCCATAACACCCACACACATAAGAGCCACAACAATTGCATGAAGGAACGTCTAGTTGCTCCTACTCCTGCCAAATAAGTGAATTGGAGAAAATGAGCAGTTACCATATTCGGATCAACCCCACTAACGCCAATCCAGGCACAAACAAGATGCCATAATTCACTAAAAATGGGacaagaaacaaataaatgttGAGATGTTTCAACTTCCCCACAACCAGCCACACATAGTTGCGCATTCAGACATAACATTCCACGAACCTCCAAATTTGCCTTGGTAGGTAATCTATTGCGGAGAAGGCGCCAAGCAAGAATAGACATCTTCAACGGAATTGTTGATCTTGTTGGTAACAATTCTTTTGGCAATACAGACGGATGTAGAGATCCATAATGTTAAGTTTTAGTGACAGTCACAACCGTATGTAGAGATccataatgtttttaaaatggtcTCTTTAGAATTACATACGTTTTGTGCGTCGATAAAAGTGGAAAACATGCAATGACAACCATTTGACAATGACATACGGATTTAGCTATAGGAAATTTGCCCCAAAATTTCTGGGATATATATTTAGTTGTTGGCTGTTGCAAAGTATTCATGAGATCATTAATTGGTCTACTGGTCAGTTTTTGCTAGAACCAAGTGTAGGGTGCGTGTTCGATTCcctcttaattttttattttttattttttttttgaaaaaaaaaaatctgaatttgtttctgatttttaaaatttcatttttttttatttcttcaattttgaaaaaggtaatctgatttttttttctatttttaaaattaattttaatattttttttttatgttttgaaaaaaaaatctgaatttgtttctgatttttcaaattttttaaaattcaaaaagaatttgatttgttcaattttgaaaaaataatctgattttttttttctattttcagattttttttattttaaaattaatataaatgaaaataaaaaatcaaaaacaaaattaattatacaatcaGCGCGCCACATCATCCAAAAATGTTGACTCATCATGTCACGTCATCATGTTTGCGCAGTCAGATGACCtcagggactaaaacgaaagaatcttcaaattacagagTCTATTTCGGAAGACTATTCAAATTAGAAGGTTGAaatctatacttttttttttttttacagagggtAAACTGTAACTCGCCCAATTTACAGGGGGTAAGTacatattaacccttaaaaatataatagaaatataaaaataaaaggaattaGGACTCAAACATGGGACATCCATAAGAAAATTGTACTTCCTAACCATCGAGAAGATTGAATGTATGTATATGTAATTTTACGCTGTtgatatatacaaattaaattcattttttaatttgtagcaaatgatgaaattgattaaaattaatacTAATCTTCAATTTCAAAAACTA
Above is a genomic segment from Medicago truncatula cultivar Jemalong A17 chromosome 5, MtrunA17r5.0-ANR, whole genome shotgun sequence containing:
- the LOC11428954 gene encoding golgin candidate 4 isoform X1, yielding MAPFLRFFVSPFRPPKPKSDNAEAIAMNFVNEQNRPLNALQKFKPKPKKTAIQKALNCLEKEELNQMKKMNADLQKQFEEQKKVICEVEAVGHMLKIPVIVETGVCISRQTQNSKMRDKPTQSALSAVQNSHWSEKPASSSSRSHHESSGKSSCSSDWSFNLEKYRSEAQRLRERVRELADAEENVSLQREISSFSERETESKSVMTHTDQQHKVLTSKAEKMKGEILGLPQNLSELQDRWKIAEVTRHCLRRNFEENVNDINKKQMHLMRLNKIESALRRELESHKFEEILGLRQRLHERVRELADAEQNVSLQREISSFKQNLSELQDRCKIAEVTRDCLRRNFEEDEKEIQIQRLEKEKNEMQSALEKELDRRSSDWWSIKLEKYQSEEQRLRKRIRELAEQNASLQREIENRGSWFAARPLRTTRQMQDS
- the LOC11428954 gene encoding golgin candidate 4 isoform X2, with translation MAPFLRFFVSPFRPPKPKSDNAEAIAMNFVNEQNRPLNALQKFKPKPKKTAIQKALNCLEKEELNQMKKMNADLQKQFEEQKKVICEVEAGHMLKIPVIVETGVCISRQTQNSKMRDKPTQSALSAVQNSHWSEKPASSSSRSHHESSGKSSCSSDWSFNLEKYRSEAQRLRERVRELADAEENVSLQREISSFSERETESKSVMTHTDQQHKVLTSKAEKMKGEILGLPQNLSELQDRWKIAEVTRHCLRRNFEENVNDINKKQMHLMRLNKIESALRRELESHKFEEILGLRQRLHERVRELADAEQNVSLQREISSFKQNLSELQDRCKIAEVTRDCLRRNFEEDEKEIQIQRLEKEKNEMQSALEKELDRRSSDWWSIKLEKYQSEEQRLRKRIRELAEQNASLQREIENRGSWFAARPLRTTRQMQDS